The Priestia megaterium NBRC 15308 = ATCC 14581 region AAACAAGGATTCATACTAGGTGGAGTTGACACGCTAAAGCAGTCATATAATCCTACTATTAGAACCACTTTATACTGGTATAAGTTATTCAAGTAACGGGGGCTTTAGCGGAATAAGTAATAGAGTCGTTTTAACATAGGAATTTTAAAGAGTTAAATAAATGAAAAAAAGATGCTTCGCGTTTTAAACGAAGCATCTTTTTTAAGTGCAGCTATGAATGCCTACCTACTTTTTTAAGTTAAACTGATCGTGAGGCAGCTAATTTCTCAATCGGGGCTTGTTCAATGTCTGCTGCTGAAATATTCAGCAACTTTTCTAAAACAGCCGTTATGCCCTCATTTGTTTCATTACTTTTTTTGCAATCATTAATATGCTGGTTTAATTGCTTTTTATAAGCCTCGGTATGAATGAGCCACTGACTTAAAAGCTCTTTTGTCGCCTTTCTTTCGTCTTCGCTTTTAGCTCCAAATAAGCTTTCCATATCAGGTTCTTGAATAATTAGCTTACTAAAATCGTCGCTTGCTGCAAGCCAAAAATAGTTCTTTTCGTATTCGTAATATCTGTGTTCTTTTAATAAAAAGTAGCCAATTTCAAATTCGATGCGATAGAGCGGCTGGTTAACTTTCGGTGCATGAAGGCTTTTAAAGTTAATATGCTCTACATCATCTACATAAACCTCTAAACCGTATTGGGTTTTAATCATCTTAGCGTCTACTGTATTCATGGTGTTTACCTCTTTAAGGATATTATGAGAGAACGCGTGCATTCTTTTTTTAGAATGCGCACGTTCTTTATCTTTTACTTAGTTTTGAACAGCATTTTTCCAATCAGCCGCAAATTTTTCAATTCCTTGTTCGGTTAAAGGATGTTTAACAAGCTGCTCGATTACTGAATATGGAATAGTTGCAATATGAGCTCCAGCAAGGGCTACGCGTGTAACGTGGTCCGGATGTCTTACAGAAGCCGCAATGATTTGAGAGTCGATATTTTGAATGCGGAACAACTCAGCAATTTTAGCCACAAGCTGTACGCCGTCTTCTGAAATATCATCAAGGCGACCAAGGAATGGAGATACATATGTTGCACCTGCACGGGCTGCTAAAAGAGCTTGGTTCACAGTGAAAATCAGCGTTACGTTTGTTTTTACACCTTTTTTAGCAAGGTAGCGAGTCGCTTCTAGTCCAGCGAGTGTCATTGGAAGCTTGATCGTAATGTTTTGATCCCCGCCGTTAATTTTGATTAATTCTTCTGCTTGGGCAATCATGTCTTCTGCTGTTTCGGCATCCGGCGTCACTTCTGCTGAAACGGATTCTACTTCTGGAACGGTTTTTAAAATTTCTTCAATACGATCTTCAAACTTTACGCCTTCTTTTGCAACAAGAGAAGGGTTTGTTGTAACACCAGATAAAACGCCCAATTTGTATGCTTTTTTAATATCGTCAAGGTTTGCAGTATCAATAAAAAATTTCATTTTTTCATTCCTCCATTAGTTTTTTTTACTATACCCAGTATTTCACTTGTTATTTCTTTTCCACAGCATGACCGCCAAACTCGTTTCGAAGCGCGGAAACTACCTTTCCTGTAAAGGTATCATCTTCAAGCGAGCGATAGCGCATTAGTAAAGACATCGCAATAACCGGCGTAGCTGTTTGAAGGTCTAAAGCCGTTTCTACCGTCCATTTTCCTTCACCAGAAGAGTTCATAACTCCTTTGATGTCGTCTAGCTTAGCATCTTTAGAGAATGCATTTTCGGTTAATTCCATTAGCCATGAACGAATAACAGATCCATTGTTCCATACTCTCGCCACTTTTTCGTAATCATAGTCGAACTGGCTTTTTTCAAGAACTTCAAATCCTTCTCCGATTGCAGCCATCATGCCGTATTCAATGCCGTTATGAACCATTTTTAAAAAGTGGCCGCTCCCTGCTTCTCCAGCGTATAGGTATCCGTTTTCTACAGCTGTATCGCGGAAGATAGGTTCAACAATTTCCCACGCTTCACGATCTCCGCCAATCATATAGCATGCTCCGTTACGAGCGCCTTCCATTCCGCCAGATGTTCCAACGTCCATAAAGCGGATTTTGTTTTCTTTTAACTCGTTATAGCGTCGAATAGACTCTTTGTAATGAGAGTTTCCCGCTTCAATAACGATATCTCCTTCAGTTAAAAAAGGCGTCACTTCACTAATAACAGAATCAACAACCGTATGAGGAACCATCAGCCATACAACTCTTGGTGTTTCGAGTGACTGAACAAGCTCCTGTAAGCTTGATACTCCTGACGCACCGTACCCTTTCATTTGCTCCACTGCATTTGAATTTACGTCAAATGCTACAACGTCATGACGCTGATCCAATAAGTTTTGTCCTAAGTTAATCCCCATTTTCCCTAAACCAACTAATCCTACTTTCATGTGAACAGCTCCTTCTATTTATCTTTTTATTTAAGCCTTTAGCAATTCTTTTGCTTGTGCCACTACGTTTTCTTCTGTAAATCCAAACAGCTTCATCACATCAGCTCCGGTTCCTGAAGCACCAAATGTGTCAACAGCTAACACTTTTCCTTTTGGCCCTACAAAACGTTCCCAGCCAAGTGAAATTCCCATTTCTAGAGAAATTCGCTTTGAAATAGATTCAGGCAAGATACGCTCTTGATACTCTTTTGACTGTTTGTTAAACAGCTCCCAGCTAGGCATTGCTACAACACGTACAGATACATTTTCACGCTCTAGCTGAGCTTTTGCACCGACCGCTAGTGCTACTTCAGAACCTGTGGCGATGAAAATCATCTCCGGCTTATCGTTTGTTTCGGTTAATACGTAAGCTCCCTTAGCTAGGTGGTTGATATTTTGTTTTGTTTCTTCAAATACAGGCAAGTTTTGACGGCTAAGCACTAAGGCTACAGGGCCTTCCGCTTGCTGAAGCGCATAAGCCCAAGCGCTAGCTGTTTCGTTTGCATCAGACGGACGGATTACGGTAAGCCCTGGAATTGCACGAAGAGAAGCTAAATGTTCAACGGGCTCATGAGTTGGTCCATCTTCTCCTACTGCTATGGAATCATGAGTAAATACATATGTGACCGGCAGCTTTTGCAGTGCAGCTAAACGAATCGCTGGACGCAAGTAATCATTAAAAACAAAGAATGTGCTGACAAACGGCTTCACACCTCCGTGAAGGGCCATTCCATTACCGGCGGCTCCCATTGCATGTTCACGTACGCCGAAATAAATATTTCGATTACCGAAATAAATATTTCGATTACCGAAATATCCTGGTGCGTAAGGACCGTCTTCTTTAATGTCTGTCATCGTAGAATGCGATAAATCAGCGCTGCCTCCAAAAATAGATGGCACAGATTTAGTGAAATAATTAATCGCTTCTCCGCTTGCAACACGAGTCGACATCGCTTTTTCTGATGGAAATGTTAAAATATCATTCACTTCAATTAACGCTTCGCCTGTGATGGCACGTTCTAATTCATCAGCGAGCATAGGGTATTCTTTTTGGTAAGAAGCAAACAGTTCGTTCCACTCTGCTTCTGCTTTCATCCCTTTTTCTTCTAGCTTTTCAAAATGAGCTTTTACTTCTTCTGGAACATAGAAGTTTTCTTCAGCTTCCCAGCCGTAGGCTTGTTTTGTTGCTTTTGCTTCTTCTTCTCCAAGCGGATTGCCGTGTGCTTTATTTGTTCCTGCTACTTTTGGACTTCCGTAGCCAATAATGGTTCTTACTTCGATAAGCGTTGGCTGTTCGGTGTTTTGCTTCGCTTTTTCGATGGCGCTTGTGACTTCATCTACGTCATTTCCATCTTCTACACGCAAATACTGCCAGTTTGCAGATTCCGCTCTTTTTTGGATATTTTCACCAAACGAAAGATTTAATTCCCCGTCTAACGAAATATCGTTGGAGTCATATAAAGCGATAAGCTTGCCAAGCTTCATATGGCCAGCCATGGACATCGCTTCATAAGAAATGCCTTCCATCAAGTCACCATCGCCTACTAATGTATACGTATAGTGATCAACGACAGGGAATTTTGACTGGTTAAACTTTGCCGCTAAATGAGCTTCTGCCATTGCCATTCCGACTGCATTTGCAATTCCTTGACCTAAAGGACCTGTTGTTGCTTCCACGCCGTCCGTATGGCCAAATTCAGGATGACCCGGTGTTTTACTGTTTAATTTGCGGAAGCTCTTTAAATCTTCTACCGATACATTGTATCCACTTAGATGAAGCATGCTATACAGCAAGCTTGAGCCATGACCGGCTGATAAGATAAAACGATCTCGGTTAAACCAGCTTGAATTTGCCGGATTATGCTGTAAGTGATTTGCCCACAGCGCATAGGTCATCGGAGCCGCTCCCATCGGAAGCCCAGGGTGGCCTGAATTAGCTGCGTTTACCGCATCAATTGACAGGGTGCGAATCGTATTAACTGCAAGTATGTCTATGTTGGTACTCATGTTTCATCCTTCTTTCGCTTTGTTTGTATTAAACTAGCTGCACTTCGCGTGATTGACTTGCTGTTTCTTCATCCAACCACCACTTAAAACCGTCTTTTTCTAAAAGTGCATATGATGCGTCAGGGCCGTATGAACCAGCTGCATATTTATAAAGCGGCACTGTATTTTCCTCAAACGCTTCAAGAAGCGGCTGAACCCATTCCCAAGCTAGCTCTACTTCTTTCCAATGAGCAAAAAATGTAGAATCTCCGGCACATGCATCTGCAATAAGACGCTCATATGCTTCCGGCGCTCCTTCTTGCTGACCTGAGAAATTAATTTGTACAGGCTCAATATGACCATGATTAAATGGATTTTTGCTGTTTAACTGCAGCGTAATATTTTCGTGCGGGTTGATTTCAATGATCAACAGATTTGGAGATGTTGTTTCTCCTTTGTCTAAGTACAACTCTTTTAGCGAGTCTTTGAATTCAATAACAATTCGCGTCACTTTTTCCGCCATTCTTTTCCCTGTACGAATGTAGAAAGGAACGCCTTTCCAAAGCGAATTATCGATATATAGTCTGGCTGCTAAAAACGTATCTGTCTGTGAAGATGGTGAGACACCGGGCTCATTTATGTAGCTCGGCACTGAAGCCCCGTTTATTTTTCCAGCCTCATATTGACCGCGAACAACGTCTAGATCCATCTCTTCTTTTACAAGCGGACGAAGTGCTTTTAACACATTTATTTTTTCGTTTCGAATGTCATCAGCGCTAATGCGAGCCGGTAAGTGCATAGCCGTCATCATCAGCATTTGCAGCATATGATTTTGAACCATATCTCGAATCGCTCCTGAATGGTCATAATAGCTTGCTCTTTCCTCTACGCCGACCGTTTCACTTGCTGTAATTTGTATATTCGCAATATGTTCGTTATTCCATAATGATTGAAGAATAGGATTAGCGAATTCCAGCGCTTCTAAATTTTGTACCATCGACTTGCCAAGATAGTGGTCAATGCGGTAAATCTCTTCTTCTTTAAACGCTTTGCTTAAGTTTTCGTTTAATTGACGAGCTGACTGTAGATCATGGCCAAATGGTTTTTCAATAATTAACCGTTTCCAACCTTTTGTAGCACCTAAGCCACTGTCTTTAATATGCTCGGCAATCGTACCGAAAAATTCTGGTGCAACGGAGAGATAAAACATTCGGTTGCTTGGAATATTTAATTCTGCTTCTCGTGCTTCTACTAGATTTAACACACTTTTATAGTCTTCAGCATTGGTTGCATCCAATTGGCTGTAGCGAAAAGCTGACAGAAAATGCTGCATAAGAGATGAATCTTTTTCGACGCGACGTGAAAAAGTGTGAATAGATTCTTCTACTTTTTTCTGAAAATCTGCATCGGACATCTCCCTTCTGCCTAGTCCTACAACAGAAATTGATTTAGGGATTTTCCCGTCTACAAATAAATTATAGAGTGCAGGATAAATTTTGCGTTTCGCTAAATCACCTGTTGAACCGAATAAAACAAAAGTCATCGCTTCCATATCTCTTCCTCCTGTTAGGAAAAATATAATCTTTTAAAAGTAACTTTTCTTTCACTCGTTACTTTATGTAACCTATCTTATTCCTGAAATATTTTTTCGTCAAGATATTAATCTCGTAAAAAATCATTTCAATTTTCTTTTTTTCTTTAAACCTTATAGCGGCTTATCTCGGTTAGTTTATGGAAAAATAATGAAAATTCTTTTTAGGTGAATTTAGAAAATAAAACTGCTTTAATGGATTTGATAGAATTGTATGAAAGTAAAAACATACATAATGTTTGCATATGTGCCGGGGAAAAATATCAAAAGGTGGAAGTGCTATGAAAGCTCAACGAATGAAGATGGTTGAAGGCCTATCTATTTTTCGCGTAAAAAAATCGCAGAACACTTTAAAGGAGAAAGAAAGTTTGACCTCTTTCTTTTAAGCTGCACGCACGCCTTTAATGCGTAGCTACAGCGAGAAGCATAAGCATCATATAGAGGTTAAAAACAGCTAGTAAAACAAGAGCGATATAGACTAGTTTTTTACCTGTTTTCCCTAAAAAATAGACGTTTATTAAACTAAAATACACGCTTGCTGTGCATAAAACGAACGCAAGAAATTCCTTGCACTCACTGGGTTTCATTTGAAAATCTGGATTATAGTAAATTTGAAGATCGTTACTAACAGCGAAGGGAACAGTCCACCACCTGATTAAAACCCCTATAAACATAAATATTCCGATTACATTTAATGTAAACTGCAGCGTTCTCTCCTTTTTCACGCTTCTTTTTGTAGATTCTTTAAAGTTTGCCCGCATGCATTTCCCCCCTGATGTTTTTAACACAGTAACTGATTTAAGCAGACCTATATAAACGTTCCTTCTTTTAATTTTATACACGCTAGGTCTTACAGATGACATGATTGACATAAGAAAAGCTTCTTCCATTCATAAAGGAAGAAGCCTTAAATAATGAGACTATATTGATCAATGCTTTAGTTCACCTCTGTATTCTTTTCTATTACAGCTCTTACTACGATGACTTTCCCATTCCCTTCGCAGCATTCCCATTTTGATGCTGTCAAAATATTCACCGTTTACGATACGTGCTTCTCTGATTCTCGCCTCTTCTTTCATGCCTATTTTTGCAGCTGTTTTTATCATTCTGATGTTGCCTGACCACGTGGACATACCGAGTCTATGTAAATGTGTAGACTCAAATAAAAAATCAATCCACATGCGGTAAGCTTCCGTTCCGTATCCTCCGCTCCAATAATCTGAGTCGTAAATGACAATTCCGGTTTCCAGCCAGTTTGTATGCTTGTCCATCCAGTAACAGCTTACGATTCCCACCGCTTTTTTGTTAATGAGGACCGCAAGGAGTGGAGGAACCCCTGGAAAAAGCTCATACTCTTGGTTCCATAAGTTCATATATTCTTCTTTCGTAAGCTGTTTTTCTGGTAAGTAAGGAGCATTCCACTTTTTTGCTTCTTGGTTTTTTTCTTCGTACTTCCAGTAATAAAGTTCATTAACGTCTTCCTGTGTCGCTTCTCTTAATGACACTTTTTCTCCTATTAGTTTTATCATGAGAGGCATCACTCCTTGATTTATAATAACCATGCAGAGTAACTCATCCTGCCCTACATGTAAAACACCGAGAATGAATCCTCCCGGTGTTTTTCTTTTTCCTTTATTTATGATTCACGTTTTCCATAACCGCAAAATAGTTATCTTCACTATCTGAAAAGTTAAAGACTCGCCCTGAAGGCATAGATACGATTTCTCCCACCGTTACGCCTTTAGCTGTTAAATCACTATATAATTCATCCACATTTTCTGTAAAAAACAGCAGTGAAGGAGTCCCGACATTTAATTCTGGCTGCATTTTTGCTATTCGCTGTTTGTTATGAAGGATAATGGTTGTTTCGGCCCCCGCCACCGGCGCTAGCTCAATCCACTTCATGCCTTGTTCATTATTTTGTTCAGACATAACCTGAAATCCCATTTTTTCTGTCCAAAACTTTACCGCTTGATCTTGATCGTTTACATATACCATAATTTGACCGACTTTTTTAATCATTACTTTCACTCCTTTTATATAGATAAAATAATTTCTTCCGCTATGGTATCTGCCGACTTTCCCTTTGTGTAGATCGTTTGCTTTGCCAATGTGCGATTGGATGGATGTTTTACAAAATGTTTGTTAAGTTCAAAAATATCGTTGTCATCCGTTATTTGTTGCAATCTTTGATGCAATATCTGTATGGACTCTTCTCTGTCAGCACTCGGAAGCAATAAAAACAGGGAGTCGTAAGGTTTTAACGTTTTTTCTACTAGTTGAAACAGCTTTATGTCTTCATAGACCGAGTGGCCGGCGCCAAAATCAATGACCGCATGCTTGTACTCTTCTAGTATTCTTTTAACGGCATAGGCTTCAAACGGCTTCCAATAGGCGTACATGCCTTGAAATCCTTGTTTTTCTCCAATTTGTTGCTGTGTTTCTTTGCTGAATCCTATTTCCCGGTAGTAGGAAAATCGCACTTCATCCATTGAGCACTGAGGAATATTTAGTTTGGTTGCCACTTTTTCACCAACCGTCGTTTTTCCAGCGCACATAGGTCCAATGAGAATAATAGGGATTTGCATAGGCTCTCTCCTTATTTCACTTCCAGCACAAACGCGTACAACGCATCTCCATTAGATACATTTTTTTGATTTTCATCCATCCACCATACCGAATATGAGTAGTAGTAAGTGCCTGTTTTTGAAGGTGCTTTCAGCTTACTTTTCTTTAGTGGTACGTCTACTTCATTTTTGTTTTGTATTTGTACTATATGCCTCTCGTTAGGCTGCCGCTTATGTTTGATAGTAAGCGCTAGCGATTCATTTGCTTTAACTTCAATAGGCTTTTCTGTTTTTAATAATTCCAAAGGTCCTGCTTTATCCACACACGTGTTTTTCCAGCAGTAAGTGCCAGTTTTTATTTCGTAAAGGTGGTCGTTTATTTCGAGATACACTTTTGGCGGGGATTCTTCAAGAAATCCACTGCTTGAACATCCCGTAATGCTTGCCATGATAAGTCCAAACGCGGTTATTTTCCATATTCTCATCATTTCATCACCTTTTTATTATTTCTTCATAGCTCTTTCATTTCCTGTTTCTTATTTTCTTCCTTCTTAAATTACGAGACATATGTTAATCGTTTTATTTCGCTACACGTTTTTTAAAGAAATGGAATATGAATAACTAACTTATTTGCTAATAAGATAGTGAACGTATGGAGGCGCCAAACCGATACGACAAATGTATGTACAATGAAGAACGCAAAAAAGTGCTGCTCTTGACAAGAGCAGCACTTTTTTAAACTTGCACGTTATTTGATTCTGCTAATTTTCCATCTTCCATCCACACAACGCGATCACACAAATCTAGCATTCTTTGGTCATGCGTAACCATTACAGCTGACTTGCCCCTTAGCTTCACTTCATCTGCAAGCATTTGCACGACCGCTCTTCCTCGCTCTGAATCCAAGCTTGCCGTCGGCTCGTCTGCAAAGATAATTTCAGGGTTATTCATCCACGCTCTTGCAATCGCTACCCGCTGGCGTTCTCCTCCCGATAAACTTTCAGGATAGTGATGCTTTCGATGAGCAAGCCCTAGTTTTTCAAGCAAATCATCCGCTCTTTTTTTGGCTTCTTTGTCTCGATTTCCTTCTAGTTCCGTGACAAGAAGCAGCTGATCGCGAACCGTTAAATACGGAATTAAATTAGCTGATTGAAAGATAAAGCCGATTTTTTTCAAACGGATGCTGTTCATTTGCGCTGAAGACATGTTATTAATCTCGTCTCCATCAATCATCACACGTCCGCCAGACGGTGAAAGCAGCGCGCCTGCAATGGATAAAAAGGTACTTTTCCCAGAACCGGAAGGACCGACAATAGCCACAAGCTCTCCCGCTTTTACACGCAGCGATAGATTATTTAACACGACTACAGCGTTTTCTCCGTCTCCAAACGACTTGCTAACACTCTCTAAAACTAGTTTTTCTTCACTCATTACACAGCCCTCCCAATCGCTTCAACCGCATCTACTTTTGCTACGCGATACAGCGATAATAATGAACTCAGTACAGAAACAGCTACAAACAGCGCCGAACACCCTGCGATCAGCGACACGTCCAAGTGGAACGGCATGGAATCCGGTAAAATAGCAGCTACTCCGTATGTCAATCCAATACTGATAGCAAGACTGCATAATGTTAACACAACCACTTGAGATAAAATCGTGCGCGCTAAATAGCTTGTTTTTGCTCCTATCGCTTTTAACACGCCAAACTGATTCATTTTTTGAAGCGTCATCACGTAGAAAAAAACGGCTAATACAAAAGCTCCAATGATAAAAAGAAACGCGACCATCATTAAAAGAGAGCCTTGTTCTTCTTGATAGCCAGGAATTCCTTTTAACGCTTCATCTTTACTAATTACATTCACGTCAGCTTCTTTTTTGTGAAGATCCTGTGCCTGCTGGCTGTTCATATTTAATACAACCGCATTAAAAGCACCTGTGCTTTCAAGCGTAGTCCATTCTTTCAAGTTAATATGAATGACGGGCGCGTGACTAAACGACTGATTTTTTGTAAAACCAACAATCCTAAAGCTTTTTCCTGAAGCCGTGTCTTTTATCATATCACCTAGCTTTACTCCTTCTTCTTTTAGCGAAGAGTCCGCCACAGCTTCATGTTTCGCATCGTCCGTAATCATCTTCCCTTCTGTTACGTTCGGAGCTAAAAAGCCGCTTGTGCTTATGGCAAAAAACGAGGCGTCGATTTTTTTCTGTTTTCCTTCATTTATAATGGCTGTCATCGTGACACCAAGCGGCTCAGCATTTTTCTTGCCGCTTAGTTGTTGAATATCCTCTGTTTTGTTTGTGGATAAAACAGAGCGCGTCAGGCGCTGATCCGCTTCTTTTTGAAGCACAAAGTAATTTCCTTTCATTTCTTGAACAGCTGAAGCATTGTCAGAGGAAAGCCCCTTTGCTAAGCCTGATACAAAAAGCACAAGCCATACAATTAACACCATAATCACGCCAATGAGTAAGTAGCGTAACTTCGCATGTTTCAATTCACGTAAAGCCAAAAACATGTTTCTTTCATCTCCTTTTTTAATTCTATTTAAAGTATAAAAATAGAAAATGAATGGAAGATGAACGGCTCATTACATTTTCGGAAGATAAACGTGAAAGGTGCTGCCTTTTCCTTTTTCGCTTTCAACGTGAATGGAACCTCCGTGCATTTTGACAATTTGCTTTACAATCGCTAAGCCAAGACCGCTGCTTCCTTCCGTCCGGCTTCTTGCTTTATCTTCTTTATAAAAACGATTAAAAATATGCGGGAGGCTTTCTTTTGACATGCCGATTCCCGTATCTTGAAATTCCACGTGGCAATGCGTGTCTTCCATACCAACGCGAAGAGACAGCGTTCCTCCTTCTTCCGTAAACTTTACGCTGTTTGTAATCAAATTTGTCCACACTTGATGAAGCAGTTTTTGATCGCCTGAAATCATCGTTGAAGGAAGATCCATTTCAATGGCCAGCTCTTTTTCACGCCAGCTCCACTCCGTCATAAACAGCACTTGCTTGATTTGAGCTGCAACGTCAAACGTGCTTTTGTCGATATGCTCACTTTCTTTATCAAGTGAAGCAAGCGTAAGCAGCTGTTTGCTGAGTGACGACATGCGCCGGCTTTCTTCTTCAATAATAGACAGATACTCATTTCTCTGTTTATCTGAAAGATGAGCAGAACGGAGCGTTTTCGAAAACCCTTGAATGGACGCCAGCGGAGACTGAATTTCATGTGACACGTTGGATACAAATTCTTGGCGCATCTCTTCAAGCTGCTCTAAACTTTTAGCCATCTCGGAAAAATGTGAAGCAAGCGCGCCGATTTCGTCTCGGCGCTTTACGTACAGCTCGACGTTGTATTTTCCTTTTGCCACTTGTTTTGTCGCTTCGGTTAGCTTGACAATTGGTTTTACTAAATAACGCGTGCTAATAAGTACAAATAAAATACTTAATACAATCAT contains the following coding sequences:
- a CDS encoding GNAT family N-acetyltransferase is translated as MIKLIGEKVSLREATQEDVNELYYWKYEEKNQEAKKWNAPYLPEKQLTKEEYMNLWNQEYELFPGVPPLLAVLINKKAVGIVSCYWMDKHTNWLETGIVIYDSDYWSGGYGTEAYRMWIDFLFESTHLHRLGMSTWSGNIRMIKTAAKIGMKEEARIREARIVNGEYFDSIKMGMLRREWESHRSKSCNRKEYRGELKH
- the tkt gene encoding transketolase; the encoded protein is MSTNIDILAVNTIRTLSIDAVNAANSGHPGLPMGAAPMTYALWANHLQHNPANSSWFNRDRFILSAGHGSSLLYSMLHLSGYNVSVEDLKSFRKLNSKTPGHPEFGHTDGVEATTGPLGQGIANAVGMAMAEAHLAAKFNQSKFPVVDHYTYTLVGDGDLMEGISYEAMSMAGHMKLGKLIALYDSNDISLDGELNLSFGENIQKRAESANWQYLRVEDGNDVDEVTSAIEKAKQNTEQPTLIEVRTIIGYGSPKVAGTNKAHGNPLGEEEAKATKQAYGWEAEENFYVPEEVKAHFEKLEEKGMKAEAEWNELFASYQKEYPMLADELERAITGEALIEVNDILTFPSEKAMSTRVASGEAINYFTKSVPSIFGGSADLSHSTMTDIKEDGPYAPGYFGNRNIYFGNRNIYFGVREHAMGAAGNGMALHGGVKPFVSTFFVFNDYLRPAIRLAALQKLPVTYVFTHDSIAVGEDGPTHEPVEHLASLRAIPGLTVIRPSDANETASAWAYALQQAEGPVALVLSRQNLPVFEETKQNINHLAKGAYVLTETNDKPEMIFIATGSEVALAVGAKAQLERENVSVRVVAMPSWELFNKQSKEYQERILPESISKRISLEMGISLGWERFVGPKGKVLAVDTFGASGTGADVMKLFGFTEENVVAQAKELLKA
- the zwf gene encoding glucose-6-phosphate dehydrogenase, with protein sequence MEAMTFVLFGSTGDLAKRKIYPALYNLFVDGKIPKSISVVGLGRREMSDADFQKKVEESIHTFSRRVEKDSSLMQHFLSAFRYSQLDATNAEDYKSVLNLVEAREAELNIPSNRMFYLSVAPEFFGTIAEHIKDSGLGATKGWKRLIIEKPFGHDLQSARQLNENLSKAFKEEEIYRIDHYLGKSMVQNLEALEFANPILQSLWNNEHIANIQITASETVGVEERASYYDHSGAIRDMVQNHMLQMLMMTAMHLPARISADDIRNEKINVLKALRPLVKEEMDLDVVRGQYEAGKINGASVPSYINEPGVSPSSQTDTFLAARLYIDNSLWKGVPFYIRTGKRMAEKVTRIVIEFKDSLKELYLDKGETTSPNLLIIEINPHENITLQLNSKNPFNHGHIEPVQINFSGQQEGAPEAYERLIADACAGDSTFFAHWKEVELAWEWVQPLLEAFEENTVPLYKYAAGSYGPDASYALLEKDGFKWWLDEETASQSREVQLV
- a CDS encoding sensor histidine kinase, whose translation is MKTLYLRIVLTTIAVMVFSSLLAFILANVYYQYSLKPYNDQKLTRMAKDIASFYESNRGVDQQAYLQHISKLGYQIYVVDSTRHETFYGREFRNQRLEKSAVKQVLDGKMYHGIANFPSQVFVTGFFDNVLANTIGVPLKGESNKQQALFIRPDIQLQFGEMRIFFSIILLLMIVLSILFVLISTRYLVKPIVKLTEATKQVAKGKYNVELYVKRRDEIGALASHFSEMAKSLEQLEEMRQEFVSNVSHEIQSPLASIQGFSKTLRSAHLSDKQRNEYLSIIEEESRRMSSLSKQLLTLASLDKESEHIDKSTFDVAAQIKQVLFMTEWSWREKELAIEMDLPSTMISGDQKLLHQVWTNLITNSVKFTEEGGTLSLRVGMEDTHCHVEFQDTGIGMSKESLPHIFNRFYKEDKARSRTEGSSGLGLAIVKQIVKMHGGSIHVESEKGKGSTFHVYLPKM
- a CDS encoding ABC transporter ATP-binding protein; translation: MSEEKLVLESVSKSFGDGENAVVVLNNLSLRVKAGELVAIVGPSGSGKSTFLSIAGALLSPSGGRVMIDGDEINNMSSAQMNSIRLKKIGFIFQSANLIPYLTVRDQLLLVTELEGNRDKEAKKRADDLLEKLGLAHRKHHYPESLSGGERQRVAIARAWMNNPEIIFADEPTASLDSERGRAVVQMLADEVKLRGKSAVMVTHDQRMLDLCDRVVWMEDGKLAESNNVQV
- a CDS encoding shikimate kinase produces the protein MQIPIILIGPMCAGKTTVGEKVATKLNIPQCSMDEVRFSYYREIGFSKETQQQIGEKQGFQGMYAYWKPFEAYAVKRILEEYKHAVIDFGAGHSVYEDIKLFQLVEKTLKPYDSLFLLLPSADREESIQILHQRLQQITDDNDIFELNKHFVKHPSNRTLAKQTIYTKGKSADTIAEEIILSI
- the fsa gene encoding fructose-6-phosphate aldolase, with product MKFFIDTANLDDIKKAYKLGVLSGVTTNPSLVAKEGVKFEDRIEEILKTVPEVESVSAEVTPDAETAEDMIAQAEELIKINGGDQNITIKLPMTLAGLEATRYLAKKGVKTNVTLIFTVNQALLAARAGATYVSPFLGRLDDISEDGVQLVAKIAELFRIQNIDSQIIAASVRHPDHVTRVALAGAHIATIPYSVIEQLVKHPLTEQGIEKFAADWKNAVQN
- a CDS encoding VOC family protein, coding for MIKKVGQIMVYVNDQDQAVKFWTEKMGFQVMSEQNNEQGMKWIELAPVAGAETTIILHNKQRIAKMQPELNVGTPSLLFFTENVDELYSDLTAKGVTVGEIVSMPSGRVFNFSDSEDNYFAVMENVNHK
- a CDS encoding ABC transporter permease, which codes for MFLALRELKHAKLRYLLIGVIMVLIVWLVLFVSGLAKGLSSDNASAVQEMKGNYFVLQKEADQRLTRSVLSTNKTEDIQQLSGKKNAEPLGVTMTAIINEGKQKKIDASFFAISTSGFLAPNVTEGKMITDDAKHEAVADSSLKEEGVKLGDMIKDTASGKSFRIVGFTKNQSFSHAPVIHINLKEWTTLESTGAFNAVVLNMNSQQAQDLHKKEADVNVISKDEALKGIPGYQEEQGSLLMMVAFLFIIGAFVLAVFFYVMTLQKMNQFGVLKAIGAKTSYLARTILSQVVVLTLCSLAISIGLTYGVAAILPDSMPFHLDVSLIAGCSALFVAVSVLSSLLSLYRVAKVDAVEAIGRAV
- the gnd gene encoding phosphogluconate dehydrogenase (NAD(+)-dependent, decarboxylating); this translates as MKVGLVGLGKMGINLGQNLLDQRHDVVAFDVNSNAVEQMKGYGASGVSSLQELVQSLETPRVVWLMVPHTVVDSVISEVTPFLTEGDIVIEAGNSHYKESIRRYNELKENKIRFMDVGTSGGMEGARNGACYMIGGDREAWEIVEPIFRDTAVENGYLYAGEAGSGHFLKMVHNGIEYGMMAAIGEGFEVLEKSQFDYDYEKVARVWNNGSVIRSWLMELTENAFSKDAKLDDIKGVMNSSGEGKWTVETALDLQTATPVIAMSLLMRYRSLEDDTFTGKVVSALRNEFGGHAVEKK